In a single window of the Equus quagga isolate Etosha38 chromosome 7, UCLA_HA_Equagga_1.0, whole genome shotgun sequence genome:
- the SLC34A1 gene encoding sodium-dependent phosphate transport protein 2A isoform X4, with protein sequence MMSYGERLGSPAVSPLPVRGGHVMHGPAFAYVPSPQVLHRIPGTSTYAFPSLGPVALAEHSCPYGEVLEHHEPLPAKLALEEEQQPEPGLAQKLRQVGMALLKVLLMLTFLYLFVCSLDVLSSAFQLAGGKVAGDIFKDNAILSNPVAGLVVGILVTVLVQSSSTSTSIIVSMVSSGLLEVSSAIPIIMGSNIGTSVTNTIVALMQAGDRTDFRRAFAGATVHDCFNWLSVLVLLPLEAATGYLHHVTRLVVASFNIHSGRDAPDLLKIITEPFTKLIIQLDKSVITSIATGDESLRNRSLIRIWCHPDRSEAPTTIPRAEVNTSPTLRNATMEKCNHVFVDTGLPDLAVGLILMAGSLVLLCACLILLVKMLNSLLKGQVAKVIQKVINTDFPAPFTWATGYFAMVVGAGMTFVVQSSSVFTSAITPLIGLGVISIERAYPLTLGSNIGTTTTAILAALASPREKLSSAFQIALCHFFFNISGILLWYPVPCTRLPIHMAKALGKRTAKYRWFAVLYLLLCFLLLPSLVFGISMAGWQAMVGVGAPFGALLAFVVLVSMLQSRSPGRLPKWLQTWDFLPRWMHSLQPLDHLITRATLCCARPEPRSPQLPARVFLEELPPTTPSPCLALPARHNATRL encoded by the exons ATGATGTCCTACGGAGAGAGGCTGGGGAGCCCGGCGGTCTCCCCACTCCCAGTCCGTGGGGGGCACGTGATGCATGGGCCAGCCTTTGCCTACGTGCCAAGCCCACAGG tcCTGCACAGGATCCCAGGGACCTCCACCTATGCcttccccagcctgggccccGTGGCCCTTGCCGAGCACAGCTGCCCCTACGGAGAGGTTCTGGAGCACCATGAACCACTGCCTGCCAAGctggccctggaggaggagcagcagccag AGCCCGGGTTGGCCCAGAAGCTGCGTCAGGTTGGCATGGCGCTCCTCAAGGTGCTGCTGATGCTCACTTTCCTCTACCTCTTCGTCTGTTCCCTGGATGTGCTCAGCTCAGCCTTCCAGCTGGCTGGAG GGAAGGTGGCTGGAGACATCTTCAAGGACAATGCCATCCTGTCCAACCCAGTGGCGGGGCTGGTAGTGGGGATCCTGGTGACTGTGCTAGTGCAGagctccagcacctccacgtCCATCATTGTCAGCATGGTCTCCTCTGGCT TGCTAGAGGTGAGCTCTGCCATCCCCATCATCATGGGCTCCAACATTGGCACCTCCGTCACCAACACCATCGTGGCCCTGATGCAGGCAGGGGACAGGACTGACTTCCGGCG GGCCTTCGCAGGGGCCACGGTGCATGACTGCTTTAACTGGCTGTCAGTTCTGGTCCTGCTGCCGCTGGAGGCTGCCACTGGGTACTTGCACCACGTCACACGACTCGTGGTGGCCTCCTTCAACATCCACAGCGGCCGGGATGCCCCCGACCTGCTCAAAATCATCACGGAGCCCTTCACTAAACTCATCATCCAG CTGGACAAGTCTGTGATTACCAGCATCGCCACCGGGGACGAGTCCCTGAGGAACCGCAGTCTCATCCGGATCTGGTGCCACCCAGACCGCTCAGAG GCTCCCACCACTATTCCCAGGGCAGAGGTCAACACCAGCCCGACCCTCAGAAATGCCACCATGGAGAAAT GCAACCACGTCTTCGTGGACACAGGGCTGCCTGACCTGGCTGTGGGGCTCATCCTGATGGCTGGCTCCCTGGTGCTCCTATGCGCCTGCCTCATCCTCCTCGTCAAGATGCTCAACTCTCTCCTCAAGGGCCAGGTGGCCAAGGTCATTCAGAAGGTTATCAACACCG ACTTCCCTGCCCCCTTCACCTGGGCCACTGGCTACTTTGCCATGGTGGTGGGTGCCGGCATGACCTTCGTCGTCCAGAGCAGTTCTGTGTTCACCTCAGCCATCACCCCGCTCATCG GCCTGGGTGTGATCAGCATTGAGCGGGCCTACCCCCTCACGCTGGGCTCCAACATCGGCACCACCACCACGGCCATCCTGGCTGCACTGGCCAGCCCCCGGGAAAAGCTGTCCAGCGCCTTCCAG ATTGCCCTCTGCCACTTCTTCTTCAACATCTCGGGCATCCTGCTGTGGTACCCAGTGCCCTGCACGCGCCTGCCCATCCACATGGCCAAGGCGCTGGGCAAACGCACCGCCAAGTACCGCTGGTTCGCCGTCCTCTACCTCCTCCTGtgcttcctgctgctgccctcaCTGGTGTTTGGCATCTCCATGGCAGGCTGGCAGGCCATGGTAGGTGTGGGCGCACCATTTGGGGCCCTGCTGGCCTTCGTGGTGCTTGTCAGCATGCTTCAGAGTCGCAGCCCCGGGCGCCTGCCCAAGTGGTTGCAGACGTGGGACTTCCTGCCCCGCTGGATGCACTCCTTGCAGCCCCTGGACCACCTCATCACCCGCGCCACCTTGTGCTGTGCCAGGCCCGAGCCCCGCTCACCCCAGCTGCCTGCCAGGGTCTTCTTGGAGGAGCTGCCCCCCACCACGCCCTCCCCCTGCCTTGCACTGCCTGCCCGACACAATGCCACCCGCCTCTAG